A genomic region of Prionailurus viverrinus isolate Anna chromosome D4, UM_Priviv_1.0, whole genome shotgun sequence contains the following coding sequences:
- the LOC125149857 gene encoding uncharacterized protein LOC125149857, producing the protein MRTPSEARTTSVRTLRRRAQPRQRDEESHFQSLNPVPRAAQAADKAERSVPRSQILPRAFPGLYPARSRSTRLGRGSRRLPPGRGGPALLPRDIRPDRRKRADACCGPHHFGGPSPGSSVTFARFEQAVPDERGPIKLLPCELRSAPQHQATVALDCVCEHLCLYLDLFGASISKMCPRVLEKPKRSCILGLGTLKNFSTENNDSLSPVAEACS; encoded by the exons ATGAGGACTCCCAGCGAGGCCCGCACAACCTCTGTGAGGACTCTCCGGCGGCGTGCACAGCCGAGGCAGAGGGACGAGGAGAGCCATTTCCAGTCCCTGAACCCTGTCCCCCGCGCGGCACAGGCTGCAGACAAGGCGGAGAGGTCAGTCCCCAGGAGCCAGATTCTCCCCCGGGCCTTCCCCGGCCTCTACCCAGCCCGTAGCCGCTCCACGCGCCTCGGAAGAGGCTCGCGCCGTCTGCCTCCGGGAAGAGGGGGGCCGGCGCTCCTTCCCCGGGACATCC GGCCCGACCGCAGGAAGCGGGCGGACGCGTGCTGCGGCCCGCACCACTTCGGCGGGCCCAGTCCTGGGAGCAGTGTGACTTTCGCTCGCTTTGAG caagCTGTTCCAGATGAGAGGGGCCCCATCAAGCTCCTTCCCTGCGAACTACGCTCAGCACCTCAGCATCAAGCCACTGTAGCTTTggactgtgtctgtgagcatctgtgcttgtATCTGGATTTATTTGGTGCATCTATTAGTAAGATGTGTCCTAGGGTATTGGAAAAGCCTAAGAGAAGCTGTATTTTGGGTCTGGGAACGCTGAAAAACTTTTCCACAGAAaataatg ACTCCCTGTCACCTGTAGCTGAAGCCTGTTCTTAA